A window of the Branchiostoma lanceolatum isolate klBraLanc5 chromosome 13, klBraLanc5.hap2, whole genome shotgun sequence genome harbors these coding sequences:
- the LOC136446847 gene encoding CCR4-NOT transcription complex subunit 9, with the protein MQQMHTLSQQAQQVAAAAAAGQQVDRDKIYQWIVELSNPETRENALLELSKKREVVSDLAPMLWHSFGTVAALLQEIVNIYPAINPPHLTAHQSNRVCNALALLQCVASHPETRSAFLAAHIPLFLYPFLHTVSKTRPFEYLRLTSLGVIGALVKTDEQEVINFLLTTEIIPLCLRIMESGSELSKTVATFILQKILLDETGLSYICQTYERFSHVAMILGKMVLQLSKEPSARLLKHVVRCYLRLSDNPRAREALRQCLPDQLKDTTFAAVLKDDNSTKRWLAQLVKNLQEAPTPTGIPLPPQ; encoded by the exons ATGCAACAAATGCACACGTTGTCGCAGCAG GCGCAGCAGGTGGCTGCAGCTGCAGCGGCGGGGCAGCAGGTGGACAGGGACAAGATCTATCAGTGGATCGTGGAGCTGTCCAACCCAGAGACAAGGGAGAATGCACTACTGGAGCTGAG CAAGAAGCGTGAAGTTGTGTCAGACCTGGCGCCCATGTTGTGGCACTCCTTCGGCACTGTGGCAGCCCTGCTACAGGAGATAGTCAACATCTACCCTGCCATCAACCCACCACATCTCACC GCACACCAGTCCAACAGGGTATGCAATGCACTGGCACTGTTACAGTGTGTGGCCTCACATCCAGAGACTAGATCAGCCTTCCTGGCAG CTCACATCCCCCTGTTCCTGTACCCCTTCCTCCACACTGTAAGTAAGACACGACCCTTCGAGTATCTCCGCCTCACCAGCCTGGGGGTCATCGGTGCCTTAGTCAAG ACAGATGAACAGGAGGTGATCAACTTCCTGCTGACTACAGAGATCATTCCACTGTGTCTGCGTATTATGGAGTCAGGCAGCGAGCTCTCCAAAACT gttGCAACGTTCATCCTACAGAAGATCCTGCTGGATGAGACAGGCCTGTCCTACATCTGTCAGACTTACGAAAGGTTCTCCCATGTAGCCATGATATTG GGTAAGATGGTGCTGCAGCTGTCCAAAGAGCCCTCCGCCCGTCTCCTCAAACACGTGGTGCGCTGTTACCTCAGACTGTCAGACAACCCCAG AGCACGGGAGGCGCTGCGACAATGCTTACCCGACCAACTCAAGGACACGACCTTTGCTGCTGTTCTGAAGGACGACAACTCCACCAAACGCTGGCTGGCTCAGCTGGTGAAAAACCTTCAGGAAGCCCCCACCCCCACAGGCATCCCCCTCCCTCCACAGTAG
- the LOC136447301 gene encoding uncharacterized protein: protein MLPGVHVAELCAAKLSMGCWKTKSEDLGMIQCNRCKSWYHHKCIPVPESDKWEGLPFECCAEDKAAVHRTVPNLTLLTNLSIHSGSPWRCTVKLDDVVSIRPDYWLTSGIVDFYGSHLAFAMSEREQTNIHIMQSTFLEQVNRNTSRKRVQKGNPRQGLEAILIPICRQNHWMLICIASPNDTNSTRLLVLDSLEGRPGHLNITDSSAIKKYMSDVYNYHSLPPVLNVKVPRQPKDNATDCGPHMLYNMKWLVEHWEEFARSMVVPEETSSAIGLYMRCRIRKDLYYCLKFTEAEPSS from the exons ATGCTGCCTGGTGTTCATGTGGCTGAACTATGCGCAGCCAAGCTCAGCATGGGTTGCTGGAAGACGAAAAGTGAGGACCTCGGGATGATCCAGTGCAACCGGTGCAAATCCTGGTATCACCACAAGTGTATCCCTGTACCTGAGAGCGACAAATGGGAGGGGCTGCCTTTTGAATGCTGTGCAGAGGACAAGGCAGCAGTACACAGAACTGTACCCAATTTAAC attGCTGACAAACCTCAGCATCCATAGTGGCAGCCCATGGCGCTGTACAGTAAAATTGGATGATGTGGTCAGCATAAGGCCAGACTACTGGTTGACCAGTGGCATTGTTGATTTTTATGGAAG CCACCTTGCATTTGCTATGTCTGAGAGGGAACAGACAAACATCCACATAATGCAATCTACATTCCTCGAACAAGTCAACCGCAACACCAGTCGAAAGAGAGTACAGAAAGGAAACCCCAGGCAAGGACTAGAGGCCATACTTATACCAATTTGCAG ACAAAACCACTGGATGCTGATTTGCATAGCCTCACCCAATGACACAAACAG CACTCGTCTGTTAGTGCTTGACAGCTTGGAAGGGAGACCTGGACATTTGAACATCACTGACAGTAGTGCTATTAAGAA gtacatgtcTGATGTGTACAACTACCATTCCCTACCACCGGTCCTTAATGTGAAG GTACCCCGACAGCCAAAGGACAATGCAACTGACTGTGGTCCACATATGCTATACAACATGAAGTGGTTAGTTGAG CACTGGGAGGAGTTTGCAAGATCAATGGTGGTCCCCGAAGAAACTTCAAGTGCCATTGGACTCTACATGAGATGCCGGATTAGAAAAGATTTGTACTACTGCCTCAAATTCACTGAGGCTGAACCGAGCTCATAA